A region from the Benincasa hispida cultivar B227 chromosome 10, ASM972705v1, whole genome shotgun sequence genome encodes:
- the LOC120088890 gene encoding transcription repressor OFP17 translates to MKVEVGLVSFKSKLSKPCSKLLLLFKFPMKKPFSIKSLWPRRPRRSSRAISKPRRTWSWLRWLRRVGKMKRVKELRSGVSVCSDNESREKLLFPSPMTSRVRKVAGSSWEEMEEVEDACRSFENYLVEMIIEEGKVRDLMDVEELLYCWRNLKCPVFVDLVCRFYGELCKDLFSSHNEAFTPNFQPK, encoded by the coding sequence ATGAAAGTGGAAGTTGGTCTAGTTTCCTTCAAATCCAAGCTTTCAAAGCCATGCTCAAAGCTCCTCCTTCTCTTCAAATTCCCAATGAAGAAGCCCTTCTCCATAAAATCACTTTGGCCACGACGCCCTCGACGTAGTTCCAGAGCCATATCCAAGCCTCGAAGGACTTGGTCCTGGCTCCGGTGGCTACGAAGAGTAGGGAAGATGAAAAGAGTGAAAGAGTTGAGATCAGGTGTCAGCGTGTGCTCGGATAATGAATCTCGAGAAAAACTACTATTTCCGTCCCCGATGACTTCGAGGGTACGTAAGGTCGCAGGGTCGTCGTGGGAGGAGATGGAGGAGGTGGAAGATGCTTGTAGGAGCTTTGAGAATTATCTTGTGGAAATGATAATTGAAGAAGGGAAAGTGAGGGATTTGATGGATGTGGAAGAGCTTTTGTATTGTTGGAGGAATTTGAAGTGTCCTGTTTTTGTTGATTTGGTGTGTAGATTCTATGGAGAGCTTTGTAAGGACTTGTTCTCTTCTCATAACGAAGCTTTTACTCCAAACTTTCAACCCAagtaa
- the LOC120088302 gene encoding probable serine/threonine-protein kinase WNK4, with protein sequence MFKNTRAGNPSSNLRDCNSEFGYVETDPTCRYGRFEEVLGKGAMKTVYKAIDEFLGIEVAWSQVKLNEVLRSPEDLQRLYSEVHLLSTLKHESIMRFYTSWIDVDRKTFNFITELFTSGTLREYGKKYRRIDIRAIKNWARQILQGLVYLHEHDPPIIHRDLKCDNIFVNGHLGQVKIGDLGLAAILHGSRSAHSVIGTPEFMAPELYEENYNELVDVYSFGMCVLEMLTSEYPYSECSNPAQIYKKVTSGKLPAALYKIQDVDAQRFVKKCLVPVSMRASAKELLADPFLKIDGDRSSSKERTQSQKPFLNTKEMEKLHLGEGLSRTNMTITGKLNPEDNTLFLRVQIADKDGSLRNIYFPFDIVNDTALDVAMEMVKELEISDWEPFEIADMIEGEISALVPNWNRSELSNHSLNFSYAEEDDNASHHTFRSVSSSSQATTLGLITSPRTNQNISNGFSWFPDDALDDSSSQCSSASGKYSNLNYISSDEYETSMSSVQIDQHNNINKIHNSSRFCPVENRKNKDFLAGLLYKQSQCAIAGSFQGVASCRKDKRGTDGHKLTRNRSLVDVHSQLLHRSLVEEVNRRRLFKTVGAVESIGFQAPCEVSSSKRVSSRQPIGNRSSDVARTRRNDDIRWQDVGRRT encoded by the exons TTTGAAGAAGTTTTGGGAAAAGGGGCCATGAAGACAGTGTACAAAGCCATTGATGAGTTTCTTGGAATAGAGGTGGCGTGGAGTCAGGTGAAACTCAATGAGGTTCTCCGATCGCCTGAGGATTTGCAGCGGCTGTATTCGGAGGTTCATCTACTTAGCACACTTAAGCATGAATCGATCATGAGATTCTACACCTCTTGGATCGACGTTGATCGCAAAACCTTCAACTTCATTACTGAACTGTTTACTTCTGGAACGCTCAGAGA ATATGGAAAGAAATACAGAcgaattgatatcagagccatTAAGAACTGGGCACGCCAGATACTACAGGGACTCGTTTACTTGCACGAACACGACCCTCCGATAATACACAGAGATTTGAAGTGCGATAATATCTTTGTGAATGGCCATCTTGGGCAAGTCAAGATTGGTGACTTGGGGCTTGCAGCTATACTTCATGGTTCCAGATCTGCTCATAGTGTTATAG GCACACCGGAGTTTATGGCGCCGGAATTATACGAGGAGAATTACAATGAGCTAGTTGATGTCTACTCGTTTGGCATGTGTGTCCTAGAGATGCTTACTTCTGAGTACCCATATAGCGAGTGTTCTAATCCTGCACAGATTTACAAGAAAGTCACGTCG GGGAAGCTGCCAGCAGCATTGTACAAGATTCAAGATGTGGATGCGCAGAGATTTGTTAAGAAATGCTTGGTACCGGTTTCAATGAGGGCATCTGCAAAGGAACTCTTGGCTGATCCTTTTCTTAAAATTGATGGAGATAGATCTTCGTCAAAGGAGAGGACTCAAAGCCAGAAGCCATTTCTAAATACCAAAGAAATGGAGAAATTGCACTTGGGTGAAGGTTTAAGTAGGACCAACATGACGATCACGGGGAAGCTGAACCCCGAAGACAATACCCTCTTTCTCAGAGTTCAGATTGCTGATAAAGATG GCTCTCTTAGGAACATATACTTTCCTTTCGACATAGTTAATGACACAGCATTAGATGTGGCAATGGAGATGGTGAAAGAGTTGGAGATCTCTGATTGGGAACCATTCGAAATAGCGGACATGATTGAAGGAGAGATATCGGCTCTGGTTCCGAACTGGAATAGAAGTGAGTTATCCAACCATAGCCTCAACTTCAGCTATgcagaagaagatgataatgcaTCTCATCATACTTTCCGCTCGGTCTCCTCGTCGTCCCAAGCAACAACATTGGGTCTCATCACCTCCCCTAGAACAAACCAAAACATATCAAATGGTTTTAGTTGGTTCCCAG ATGATGCGCTTGATGATAGCAGTTCACAGTGCTCATCGGCATCGGGAAAATACTCCAACTTGAATTACATCAGCAGCGATGAGTACGAGACCAGTATGAGTTCGGTCCAGATAGATCAACATAACAACATCAATAAGATTCACAATTCATCAAGATTTTGCCCTGTTGAGAACCGCAAAAACAAGGATTTCTTGGCTGGACTTCTATACAAGCAGAGCCAATGTGCGATAGCAGGGTCGTTTCAAGGAGTTGCCTCTTGTCGCAAAGACAAGAGGGGAACGGATGGTCATAAATTAACAAGGAACAGATCACTAGTAGATGTACATAGCCAATTGCTGCATCGTTCGTTGGTCGAGGAAGTGAATAGAAGACGGTTATTCAAGACAGTTGGAGCGGTCGAAAGCATCGGGTTTCAAGCACCTTGCGAGGTTTCTTCCAGCAAAAGGGTCTCGAGTAGGCAACCAATCGGGAACCGAAGTAGCGACGTAGCGAGAACGAGAAGAAACGACGATATTAGGTGGCAAGATGTTGGAAGGAGAACATGA